One window from the genome of Rufibacter tibetensis encodes:
- the ispG gene encoding (E)-4-hydroxy-3-methylbut-2-enyl-diphosphate synthase produces the protein METSFPMNNESLTLGGIYCPSLINYTRRVSREVRIGDLAMGGNNPIRVQSMTTVDTMDTLGSVEQVIRMVEAGCEYVRITAPSVKEAENLGVIKKELRARGYNVPLIADIHFTPNAAELAARLVEKVRVNPGNYADKKKFQVIEYTDATYQAELDRIRERFTPLVNICKEYGTAMRIGTNHGSLSDRILSRYGDTPLGMVESALEFLRICEDLNYYDVVLSMKASNTQVMVQAYRLLVQKLEEERLQPYPLHLGVTEAGEGEDGRIKSAVGIGTLLEDGLGDTVRVSLTEAPELEAPVAKMLIDRYATRAGHTPIKPICNLPYIPFQYHRRETREVLNLGGHNVPRVVADLSRFEEITYEDLRPVGHIYSPSLDKFHMTDQGADYVYTGSTPITFMLPNGLKEIVDYTVWLEAEQREERFPLYTAVQFETAGSYHPQLNFVQVSLGQLTNDFIETLHNRPDVVLILETENEHAMPEQRKAFIRLMNQGQPVPVIIKRSYEELTDEQVQLYAATDVGGLLIDGFGDGVLLSTQDLSYRSKEEWGYTLEGLNKLAFGILQAARTRMSKTEYISCPSCGRTLFDLQETTAMIRKRTDHLKGVKIGIMGCIVNGPGEMADADYGYVGVGKGKIALYRGQQVIKKSVPEERAVDELIELIKEDGNWNDPVGLE, from the coding sequence ATGGAAACATCATTTCCCATGAACAATGAATCTCTTACGCTGGGCGGAATCTATTGCCCAAGCTTAATCAACTATACCCGCCGAGTTTCCCGAGAAGTACGTATTGGGGACCTCGCCATGGGCGGAAACAATCCCATCAGGGTACAGTCTATGACTACCGTAGACACCATGGACACCTTGGGGTCTGTGGAGCAGGTGATCAGGATGGTGGAGGCTGGTTGCGAATACGTGCGCATTACGGCTCCCAGCGTGAAAGAAGCCGAAAACCTTGGCGTAATCAAGAAAGAGTTACGTGCCAGAGGCTACAACGTGCCTTTGATAGCTGATATCCATTTCACGCCCAATGCCGCCGAGCTGGCCGCCCGCTTGGTGGAGAAGGTGCGCGTGAACCCAGGTAATTACGCTGATAAAAAGAAATTTCAGGTCATTGAATACACAGACGCTACCTACCAGGCAGAACTGGATAGAATCAGGGAGCGGTTTACACCGCTGGTGAACATCTGCAAAGAGTACGGTACCGCCATGCGCATCGGCACGAACCACGGTTCATTGTCTGACCGTATTTTAAGCCGCTACGGAGACACCCCGCTGGGCATGGTGGAAAGTGCGTTAGAGTTCCTCCGTATTTGCGAAGACCTGAACTACTATGACGTAGTGCTTTCCATGAAAGCGAGCAATACGCAGGTCATGGTGCAAGCTTACCGGTTGCTGGTGCAGAAACTGGAGGAAGAAAGATTACAGCCGTACCCGCTTCATTTAGGCGTCACCGAAGCTGGTGAAGGCGAAGATGGTCGAATAAAATCTGCCGTGGGCATTGGTACCCTGTTAGAGGACGGCCTGGGCGACACAGTGCGGGTTTCCCTAACGGAGGCTCCTGAACTGGAAGCCCCGGTGGCTAAAATGCTGATTGACCGCTACGCTACTCGTGCTGGTCATACGCCCATCAAACCGATATGCAATCTGCCGTATATTCCCTTCCAATACCATAGACGCGAAACCCGGGAGGTGCTGAACCTGGGTGGCCATAATGTGCCCAGGGTAGTGGCAGATTTAAGCCGTTTTGAGGAAATCACCTATGAAGACCTTCGGCCAGTAGGACATATTTATTCGCCTTCTCTGGACAAATTCCACATGACTGACCAGGGCGCTGACTACGTGTATACCGGCAGCACGCCCATCACGTTTATGCTCCCCAACGGTTTGAAGGAAATAGTAGATTACACTGTCTGGTTAGAAGCCGAACAACGTGAGGAGCGGTTTCCTTTGTACACGGCAGTCCAGTTTGAAACGGCTGGTTCGTATCATCCGCAGCTTAATTTTGTGCAGGTGTCACTTGGTCAGTTAACGAATGATTTCATAGAAACACTGCATAATCGTCCGGATGTGGTACTGATTCTGGAAACGGAAAACGAGCACGCCATGCCTGAACAGCGCAAAGCCTTCATCAGGCTTATGAACCAGGGGCAACCAGTACCAGTAATTATCAAGCGGTCCTATGAAGAGTTGACGGATGAACAGGTACAACTCTACGCGGCTACTGACGTGGGGGGCCTTTTGATTGACGGTTTTGGCGATGGGGTTTTGTTAAGCACCCAGGATCTCAGCTACCGGTCTAAAGAGGAGTGGGGCTACACATTAGAAGGGCTGAACAAACTAGCCTTTGGGATTCTGCAGGCTGCCCGCACCCGCATGAGTAAAACTGAGTACATCAGCTGCCCTAGTTGTGGACGTACCTTGTTTGACCTACAGGAAACCACCGCCATGATCAGAAAACGCACTGACCATTTAAAGGGCGTGAAGATTGGCATTATGGGCTGTATTGTGAACGGGCCGGGAGAGATGGCCGATGCTGATTACGGGTACGTGGGGGTAGGTAAAGGAAAGATTGCCTTGTACCGCGGGCAACAGGTGATAAAGAAGTCTGTGCCAGAGGAACGTGCTGTAGATGAGTTGATTGAGTTGATCAAAGAAGACGGAAACTGGAACGATCCGGTAGGTTTAGAGTAA
- a CDS encoding acyltransferase — MNTQKVPLPLISSINKVHQKQEMVGLHLLRIFGAFSVVVIHSSVPITFGFGKVSDHFWFMSNALESFFRSGVGIFLLLSGVLLIPKITNRGEFLKKRLMRVVPPFLFWSFAYCYQARAHFPLTPIEIFQKIVHGASTHLWFVQTIILLYIGCTFFGPLISKLEKRHLLFLLIISEMLLLASLYYEEYPWLNEVRTLWAGFVFMLMGFYFSKLKIGLRKRRIYGLMMFFGGTISTFVGTYLYSKIEGSFQDYFYSILSPIILFKTSGTYLFFTSISLKEGLLLNFIRGIAKTTFGVYLIHPLILDAVLFKLGISYQLVNPLVGVTVTSMLCFAISSLFFYFLSKFRYSNYLM, encoded by the coding sequence TTGAATACCCAGAAGGTACCTTTACCGTTAATTTCGTCAATAAATAAAGTCCACCAAAAACAAGAAATGGTTGGGCTGCACCTACTCCGCATTTTTGGGGCCTTCTCTGTTGTGGTGATTCACTCTTCCGTTCCTATCACCTTTGGGTTTGGTAAAGTAAGTGATCATTTTTGGTTCATGAGTAATGCGCTCGAGTCTTTTTTTAGGTCAGGAGTAGGGATTTTCCTGCTGCTTTCCGGAGTTTTGCTTATTCCTAAAATAACAAATCGCGGGGAGTTCCTTAAGAAAAGACTTATGAGGGTTGTACCTCCTTTTCTATTCTGGTCTTTTGCTTACTGCTATCAAGCTAGAGCGCATTTTCCGCTTACACCGATAGAGATATTCCAAAAGATAGTTCATGGGGCTTCAACTCATTTATGGTTTGTACAAACCATTATCTTGCTTTACATTGGCTGTACTTTTTTTGGCCCTTTAATTTCAAAGCTAGAGAAGAGACATTTACTTTTTTTGTTGATTATAAGTGAAATGTTGCTGTTAGCGAGCCTGTATTATGAGGAATACCCATGGCTTAATGAGGTAAGAACATTGTGGGCAGGCTTTGTATTTATGCTTATGGGTTTTTACTTCAGTAAGTTAAAAATAGGTCTGAGAAAAAGGAGAATATATGGACTAATGATGTTCTTTGGCGGAACAATTTCCACCTTTGTAGGTACGTATCTTTATTCTAAAATTGAAGGCAGCTTTCAAGATTATTTCTATAGTATATTATCTCCAATCATTCTGTTCAAAACTTCCGGAACATATCTATTCTTTACCTCCATATCTCTTAAAGAAGGATTGTTGTTAAATTTCATAAGAGGAATTGCCAAAACCACTTTTGGGGTGTACCTCATTCACCCCCTTATTCTAGACGCGGTTTTATTCAAGCTTGGTATCTCGTATCAATTGGTAAATCCCTTAGTTGGGGTAACAGTAACGTCCATGTTGTGTTTTGCTATTTCTTCTCTGTTTTTTTATTTTCTCTCAAAATTTAGATACAGTAACTATTTGATGTAG
- a CDS encoding DUF6728 family protein — protein MKGLFDFSEVATYFFRKKDPNRKTNFNLRTMHTINKVSMLMFLFGLIYLIFKWVAH, from the coding sequence ATGAAAGGCCTCTTTGATTTCTCAGAAGTTGCAACGTACTTCTTCCGTAAGAAGGACCCTAACCGTAAAACTAACTTCAACCTTCGCACCATGCACACCATAAATAAGGTGTCTATGCTCATGTTCCTATTCGGGTTGATCTATTTGATTTTTAAATGGGTGGCTCACTAA